The sequence TTAAAACATACGGTTAAAACACTGTTTCCCAAAGTTACCTACAACAGTAACTCTCTCCCGGCTCCTTCAGTGGTTATGTCGTACATCTCTAATATGGTtaggtctttttctttcttttcacagtCTGAATTCAATCCTGGAATCCCCCAGATCctggttgattttttaaaaaaattgtgtacAATGAATTCTACTCTTTGTGGTCTATGGTTCTACAGGTTTTGACAAATTCATGAAGTCATGTATCCACTACTTCAGTACTATTGAAAACAACTCCATTGACCTAAACTTTCTGTTATATGGTTCCTTTGTAGTCAACCCCTCTCCAATCCCTGGCAACAACTAGTCTGTTTTCTATtcccatagttttgtcttttccataatGCCTCATATATGGAATTGTATAATGAATAGCcttttggcttttttcacttagcaagaTGCATTTAAGATGTATCCATGCTGTTGTGGGAATTGTGGGGCTGGGAAGCTGTTACACATTTTCTCCACATCATAAAGGACAGGGCAGACACCTCTATAACAAAAGACacgttaaaaaaaagaaaacccatatttatttaatcaacttTTCACATGATATAGGAGCCTTCAGAATTAAGACGCAAAGACACAaaggaaaatgtctattttatgtttagttttaaGAAAGCCATGTAGAAATGTTGTGATCTAATAATAATAGACTGAGTGGGAAAAACTAGCAAGGGTGTCTGCTCAGATTCTTCTTGGACTCTGAGTAGTATTCTTTTCTTCTgagtatggggcaggaccccttctgaaatgagggtcttatgacctatcAGACGAGATAAGTCAAGGAATGCCTCTATGGCCAACTCTTATACAGAAAGGTAGGGAAAAGTTAGAGTAATATTTCTAGGTTTCATGGATGGTGTTAGAGAAGAggggttctggtttctatgacctgccttggggaagaggaattctagtttctatggttTGCCTTGCAGGtgaaaaggggaggaagaagaaagaagggcaggagaaggtcaaagTGAAACTTCATGCCTGAGGCCTTTCCAATGTCCTtaagttcaaagtactcagcatgccaaagcaccatactttggggtatcattttctgagctcCATCAGAATCaataacttgcttttttttactgctaagtactattccattgtatggttataccacagtttgtttatacaTTCCCCTGTTGAAGGACACCTTGGTTGCCTCCAGTTTTTAGtgattatgagtaaagctgctatatACATTAGTTAACTCATTTTTGTGCAAACATAAATTTTCGGTTAACTTCAATAAATACTTAGGACTGTGATGGTTCATTTGTGTGATAAGTCTATGTTTAGCTttgaaagaaactgccaaactgttttccaaagtgactgtaccattttgcattttctccAGTGATAAGTGATAGttctcatttctctgcttcttcaTCATCATTTGGTATTATCTGTTTCTCTGATTCGTAGCAATTTTAATTGGTGAGAAgtgatatctaattgtggttttaatttacacttCCCTagtatatgcttatttgccatttgtatgtcatctttgatgaaatgtttaaattgtttgcttattttttaattggttttttttttcttattgttaagttttaagagtCTTTTATAAGTTCTGGATACAAGGCTTTCATCAGACATgtaatttgttaatatttctcCCAATTTATGGCTagttttttcactcttttaatagcatatttcaaaaagcaaaattttaaaattttgatcaagtccaattaatgatttattttctttcatggattgtgcttttgataTTGTATCTAAAATTTTACTGCCTAACTGAAGGACCTGCAGATTTTCTACATTAAtttctacaagttttatagttttactttttacatttaggtctttgatccattttgaattaattttcataCAACGTATGAGATATGTGTCCTTCAATATggcttgttttattttcagtgttgTTGTTTTGCACATAGACAGCCATtgattgttccagcaccatttgttgaaaagaccatcaTTTTTCCATTGAATAGCATTTGCATCTTCATAAAAATTTAGTTGGCTACATTTTTATAGGTCTATGTCTGGGCTCTCTGTTGTGTTCtgttgatctgtgtgtctatctttTCACCAATACCACTCTGTCTtgtttactacagctttataattAAGTCTTAAAGTTAGGTAGTAGggatctttcaatttttttttttttttcgaataGTTTTGGTTATTCTAGTCTCTTTGTCTTTCTGCAAAAGTTTTAGGATCATCTTATTGATATTTCCAAAACaattttctgggattttgattgggattcaTTGAAGGTGTAGATCAAACCTTAATAATATTGAATGTTTAAATTCATggacatggtatatcttttccatttattttgatcttctttgattttttatctattttataattGTCAGCATGTAGATCCTGAACATATTTTGTTAGACTTAAATTTAAGTACTTCATTTTTGagggctattgtaaatggtattttttttaaattttaaattctattttctattgctGGTATGTAAGAATATGAATGACTTTTGCATACTTACCTTGCATACACTGACTTGCTGAACAGGAgtttttgaagaataaaaaggCACTTAATTTGTCCCTATTTTCTCACTGATTAGTAAAATTCCTATTtcaaagcattttgaaaaaagaCATTTGAAGAATAAACCTGTGCATTCTCTCACATTATagacaattcacagaaaaagATCCACAAATGttccctaaacacacacacacacacacacacacacacaaaagctcaACCAGCTTGAAATAAGGGAAGTAGAAATTGAAACTACGCTGAGATACCATGTTTCATATCTCAGATTGGAAAATATTGGAAACTTTGGCAACACAGTGTGCTATCCAGGCACTGGGGAAAGAGCTTCATCTCCCTGATGAGCCCCTGTGGAAGGCAATTTGACAATAtccattaaaatgacaaaaacactttttgacccagtaattccatttcCAGGAGTTTATACTACAGATATTCTTGCAAAGGTGCAAATGACATATGTACAAGATTATTAATTGTAATATGTTtatcaaagaataaagaaattaatgtgCATTAATATGGAATTGGCTAAGTATGTTAAATTAAATCTACACAGTGTAATACTATGTAGACTTAGAAACAGACTTCAGTAAAACCTTTGCATTATTAACAGgtagaatttaagaaaatataacatcTAGCTATGTGCAGCCAACAATAAACATCTACTTAGATCTACGTATCTCAATGAAAATTAGTTTCAAATGTGTCATTGAATCTGAGCATGGAAATAAATGGAACCTGAAGCCAGTTCTTTAATTCTTGATTCACAATGTGTTAAGccaaagttttcaaaaataatgaaatcatgtTGATCTCACTAAACACATTTCATCAATAAcaatttaaatgcagaaaataaattttgtgctGCTAAGaaacttttgaaatattaatttcacCCTCCATCtcatcatttttcaaattttggttttatttatgtttataatttacaTAGCATATTAGTACAGAAGTACAGGAGTGTGATTTATAACTTAACATACACCTCTTGGGGGTACACGCTTAACTTCCTTTGTTGATGGGATTTGTGATCTAGCATGGAGACTGCTTTAAAGATAAGCTCTCACTCGGGTCTGAGGCCCTGGCCAAGTTGAGTAGTTGAGGAGGCCTGTTgagggggaagaagaaaaaacagaggtAGGAAAGCCCAAAATGTAGTTGTCACCTGCCtctgaacacaggagtgcaggatATTAAGTCCCAAGAAGTAGAATTCTAGAATCTCTAGGCAGCTGGAAACAAAGGaattaagaattctttttttctctgtgactcTAAGGTTCTCGAGGGACGAAAGGACCATCGGTGCCTTGTAAGAATCACGGATGGCTTCACGGGAGGCAGGAAGTTCATGTGAGCTGTCAGTCGCTGATTGAGTGAGTAGATCAGTGTTTCTCCCACAGAATCACCTGAGAAATCAGTGTCTGGGGGCAGGCACCAGGAATCTGCCTTCTCAATGTGACCTAAGTTACTCTGATGAAGCCACCTGTCCCAAAGAAACAGCAATGTCAAGCCCTGGCTTGAAGGAGGTCGAATATTATGCCTGGGGCCACCCTTGCTGTGggattttgttttgatttatttgaaACCAGTAGGATCTTAAGGCAGAGGATGGAAATCAACTTTGTTTATAAGCTCTGCATGTTAAACCTCATTTGTCTGACTCTCAGAGAGGCAGCAATGCTATATGCCAGGGACTGGCACATTTTTTCCggaaagggccagataataaatattttaggcattgTGCTCTATACAGTCTCTAACACAACTACTCATCTCAGCTGCTGTAGTGTGgcagcagccatagacaatagaTTATCAGATGggtgtggctatgttccaataaaacttcacttAACAAAAGCCGGCCTCTTTGCTGACCCCTGCCATTCCCAAATATGTATTCTGCATACCCCGTATGAAATGTAGTTCTCTATTGTTTcattcctttaaagccctcattGTGGTTCTCTGTTCTGGCCTTGCTGAATATGCAGACCCTTTTTTAGTCTAGCCTCTGAACAGTTTTCAGAAATTTCACTTCTCCCCCTTTCCAAAAAGATTGCTATATTTGGGGAAGACATTATTTCAAGACAGGAAGAGCTTGTGGAAAACCAACAGCCAGCAAGAGATGGAGCTCTTGACCCTAttcctattttaaataattcagtgGGGGTCTCCTTATCGCTCCCCAAACCCACCATCCAACACTTTCCTCCTCTTATGACCTATCATCCATCTGCTCTTGTTTACCCAACATATGCCAGATTTTTAGGAGACCCCCCCCCAGAGCAGCGGTGTGAGAGCCCAGAAAAACATCACATTTGCATTATGAGATAAAagactgatatttttaaatgctcccACATTTGGAATGGATCaagaaaagataatagaaaaaagaTAAGGTACTTAATATTCTCCCTTCAGTAAATCCCCAAACAATACATCTTCGAGTTGCCCCCACAGGCTTCCATTATTTCATCTCTGGCTGAAGTTGGGGGTCTGTTTCTGCACGAAAAGGGAATGCTTAGCCCTTGGTAATCTTTTTCTATTCATAGGGTTAAAATGAGAATCCTAGAAATGGCCTTTCTGGTTTCCACGTGGATGTCAATAAAGAAGGGTTAATTTCTTTGCTTCCCTGACCCCAGGAGCATAGCATTGACTTGGAAGTAACAGTGTGGAAAAGCCTTAGGAAAGTCCCTGCAATCTTATTCTGTCCCTGTGGTATACACTGTCTGTACTTTCTTTGTTCTTCCTTGATGGTGGTGGTTCAGAATGATTAAAAGTGACAGGAAATATCTAGGCAGTGCCGTCCACGACCGAGGCTGCCGGATTTTGAAGTTCCCATTGATGACAAACATAATCTTAGGATAAATCAAGATTGTCTGACCTGGTCTCCTGATCTTTGACAGGTTCTACCTCCAACAGACTTTGGGGATGAAGACTGCCAGCATCTTGGCCCTGATTGGCTGCCTGGTCACAGTCACTGAGTCCAGAATTTATACTCGTTGTAAActggcaaaaatattttcaagggcCAGCCTGGACAATTATGGGGGCTTTAGCCTTGGAAACTGTGagatttctttcttcctgttcccTTTCTGTCCTTGATCTCTATTGTGAGACATTGAGGGTCCCATTCATGCTCCCTTCTGTTTGTTCCCAACCTTTTCATATgggcctcccctccttcctcccccacccctgatGTCCTTATTCCTGAAGTCCCATACTTATGACaccagagagaaaaggggaaaatacTGCCTTCCCAGCTGGCCTCACAGGGGGAGGACCTGACTTTTAGTCTAGATGAGGCTCTGTCACTGGCGAGGTGTGCAGCTTCTGATGTGCTGTCCCTGCCCCTTGAGTGCCTCATGGGAGccctccctgccctgtcctgTCCAAGGATCATTGGGAGGAGGCAATTAGGTAACATGGCTAAGGCAACTCTGTGTCCTCAGGACCAGGTTTAGACAAAGTGACACATTTCTTTTACTGGCACTTCTGGCCATTTTCCCCTCTAGGGATCTGCATGGCGTATTATGAGAGCCACTACAACACCACGGCTCAGACTGTCCTGGATGATGGCAGCATTGACTATGGCATTTTCCAGATTAACAGTTTCACATGGTGCAGAGAAGCGAAGACACAGGAGAAGAACCACTGTCACGTTGCCTGCTCAGGTACAGTTTTGCTTTTCCACAAGTATCATCCTCAGGGTTAAAGGCAAGAAAACTGATCATGGAATGTCCGTCCTTTTTCTGATTTAACTAAAATTTGGAGTTCAGATTTGCAAGTAGCTCTGTTCCAGACCAATAAATTATTTAACAGTTCCCCACCATGGCACTCAGGATCTTGTAGCCTACTTGTTCCGAAGATGGCTTGTTCCTTCTAGGACAGTTTTTATCAAGTCTGCCACAAAAACAGGGGGATGGAGAAATGACCTGACTGCCAGCTGCTTTCCATAAGCAATTCACACAAAGGGTTCAGTTCGTGCGTCTTTGTGGAATGAGACAAATAAATGCACTTTATATTTCTTAAACAGAGAAATTAAGCTAGAATTCACTTCCAAGTATTCAAGAATGACTGCACCTGTGTGCACAACAGTAAGACTAACACAATACAGCAGACATGAATTCTGCTTTACAAAACCTTTATAGGATGAGGGAAGAGAATATGCTCTTATATGAAGTTAAATAAATGACTTTAAGCAGGCGTAGACTGGGTGCTGTGAGCTCCAGAGGAAGTGATAGTATTAAGAAAATCATGGGAAGTTCTGTAGACACAGTGACATATGACCTGAGACTTGGAAGATAGATACAATTTGGGTGTTCAGAGATAAAGTGATTCCAGAGAAGAGGAACAGCAGAAGCAAAGAGGGCCTTGTGGGAAGATGTGGGGCATGCACAGGAAGAGCAAGGTGGTGGATGCTGACGAGGAATAACAGGAAATATGGTGGAAGGGCCTTGAGAGCCAGGAAAGGAGCTTGCATTGCTTTTGTCCTGCAATCGGAAGCCAGCAGAGGTCAGTTGGTTAAGCACTGCTTCAGAAAGATTAACCTGCCAGCAGGGTGTGAGATAGATGAAAGAAGAGACCATTTAAGTGCCACTGCAATTGTCAAGGTAAGAGATAAAAGGACCTGAATGATGGTCACAGTCGGAAGCATGGAGGAGAGGGGTCCGGTGCGAGAGATACTGAACAGGTAGAAGAACAGGGATCAGTAAAGGATTGTCTTGTTGGCTTTCCTTCTAGAATGTGAGTCCCATGATGGCAGGGAGTTTtgtctatttcattcattcatgtgtgCTCAATgcctagaatggtgcctggccaTTGCAGGggctcagtaaacatttactaAATAAATGGGTGGAGAGAATGAGGAACAAGGAGGAAATCAAAGTCATAAAATATCCTATGGCAAATTATTTGGGAGTAGGgaataaattgtgttttaatttctctttgccaCAAACAAGATAATCAGTATATATGTTTGGATGTAGGACTGTCAGAATATGTTAATTTATCTAGTAAATTATCCCTACCACTACGTTAATACAAAATGCTCACTACCTCCTTGGGCAGATCACCCAGTTAATCAGTTTTTAATTTAGAACATTCTAGGGgaaggccagttagctcaggtggtgcTCACAAGGCCATCTGTGTGGATCCGCCTCCAGTCGCACTGAACATGGTCAGGAGGGGTAGAGAGTGGATCTGTAGGGCAAAGAGGAGGTATCCAGCATAGCTCCCAGGCAGCCTTCCTCACAAAACTGTGGGAGAGGTTGCTCCACCAAAAGGACCAAGTAAACTGGTAAAGATGAAGACATAGATCCAGGAAACAAGGGACCCAAGAGGAAAAAGGCAAAGGGGATGCCCATCATGACTGTGAGGGATGATCTCAGGATGAATTtgtattactgatttctaattgcATCCCACTGAGGTCACGGAATATAGTCTGTATGGTTTCAAACTGTTAAAATTATTTGAACCTGTTTTATAGCATAGTATATGTATGTTATGGTGAatgtgcatttgaaaaaaatgtgtattctatagTTGGTGGATGTTTTATAAATTACTGTTATATCCTTTCTTACTTATCCTATCAAAGGATGAAAAAGACATACTGAAATTTGTAACTATCATTATGGTcctatctatttctcttttcagccTTGTTAGTTTTTGAAGCTTTGTTATTAGGTGCATGCTTATtgaggattgttatgtcttcttgatgaattgacccttttataaCTAGAGCCAACATGCCTCCTTAACTCTACTTACCCAGGACTCTACTTTGTCTACAGCAATACAGCCACTCCAACTTTCTTCTGGGAagtatttgcatggtatatttctctccattcttttactttgtaacccatctgtgtctttatatttaaagtgaatttcttaTAGGTAACCTatagttatttgttgtttttatatcCATTCTGACACTCACTGTTTTTCAACAGGAGTGATAAGACCATAGGTCAACAAATGTTTTCCTAatgggccagatagtaaatatttcaggctttgtagaaaatatgttttctattgCAACTACTCAACCATGACATAGTgagaaagcagccacagaaaatatgtaaatgatgggctggctgtgttccaataaggctttatttacaaaaacaagaggctggcctgggggccacagtTTGCTGAACCTTGAtttgaccatttatatttaatgtgattactgATATGGCTAGTCTTAAATCCCATCTTGCTATTCCATTTTCTATTTGTGCCATCTATTATTCTTGGCAccattttttctgccttcttttgaattaattgaatatttttcaatattctcttttatttcctccattggcttattagctatacctctgttttatttttagtagttATTCTAGAGTTTACAACAAGCAGCATCATCCTATCACATTCCACctttaaatacacaaacaacatatgaattttgtaacaatatacttcagttttctcaatcTCATCCTTTGTGCTATGTTgccatatattttacttctatgtGTTATATACCTCTCAAtgcatttttactatttttgcactaaacaattttttttcacataatttttttaaatgagaaaacaagttttattatatttatctcATACAgggggatcttcaaaaagttcacagaaagatttgtatcatctcttaattccatttttccatgaacttttgaagtatctaTTTCCAACACTCTTCATTCCTTTGGTGAATTCATCTGGGCAGGGAGttaattgatttaattttctttcagcctAAAGAGTGTCccttaactttcttttttcttttttttttttttttttggagtagaGATCTGTTAGTAAGCATTATCTCAGCTTTTGATTATCTGAAaacatctctatttcattttcattttcaagggATATTTTCTCTGTACATAAAATTCTAGGcaagtttttgttttcctctcaaGTTGTCAAAGATATTGCATTGTCTTCTGGTTTGCCTTGCTAATAATGAGAAAACAGCAATTTTTTCCTCCTTGTTTCCTGTATGTAATGTGTCCTTTTCTCTCtagcagcttttaagattttctctttatcgcTGATattcagcaatttgattatgatgtgtattatttgtatttatcttaCTTGTTATTTATGAACATTTTGGATCCTTGAgtttataattttagatttagaaaaattttagccattctttctttataggttttcttttctcctaagATTCTAATAACATGTATGTTATATCATTAATGTTGTTCTATATGTCACTAAGACTCTTCACTTTTTTTTAGCCTTTTTCcctctctgtattttattttcaatagctATATTGAAAGTGCTATATCTTCAAGTTCTCTGATCTTTTTCTGAAGTGCCTAATCTATTAAGTTCATTAATCGGATATTTCATTTCAGGTGTCATATTTTTTTCAGTACCAGGTCTTTTTTTTgcatctttaatttcattttattcatggTTTCCTTTAAATCCTTAATATGAATAATCATATTTATTAGCactgttttaaatttcttatttgctCATTCAGTCAACTCTGTTATTTCTGGGTCTTTCCATTGACTGATCTCTCTCCTGGCTTTTTGCCCatgtaataatttttcatttgataCTAGACATAGCATAGGTAACATCATCAGGTGTTTGGATTACATTGTCTTTCTTCAACGAGTGTTGGCTTCGTTTTGTCAAGTAATTAAGTTCATTCTGATCAGACTCACCCTTTTCAGGCTTGCTCTTAAACTTTGTTAGGGAAGTTCTAAGTAGGCTTTATGGCAGGGCTAGTTTAGTCCCACTACCAAGGCATGACACATGTCTTTCAAACGTCTCTTTCCAGCGTCCCAGGGGTTCAGCAGGTCTCGTCCCTCTGGCTGGTCAGAAATCGAATGTTCCCAGTCCCGTGTGACCTGTGAGTGTCCAACTCCCTGGTGGTCgtttcctgcctctcctcctggAGTTTTACCCTTTGCACACCCAGTTCAGCCTTCAGCCAAAGACTCCCTGGAATTCCTATGCAGCTCTCTGGTGCTCTTCTCCTGGGTAACTCCTACCTCTCAGCTAGTCCTCTCCACAAATTCCAGCTGCCTTGGCCTCTGATTGCTGTCTCCTCCTCTTAGATTGTCATTCCCTGCCTGGGTTCTACTTCCTCGGTCTGGAAAGTTCCTCTGGGCAGAAAGTCATGGCAATGATAGGACTCAccctatttattttctctctttcaggGATCATGGTCTTGTATTACCAGGTGTCCAATGTCTGAAAATaattgtttcacatattttgtccAGGTTTTTAGCTGTTTATAGTGAGAAGAAAAATCTGTTACCCCATTATGGCCATGCTTGACTATACATACACCTTACGAATTTAATATTGTTCCATTTAGTTCTGATTAAGGAAGTCTGGGGCAAGACAATCTTTGAATCTAGGAAATTAAAGTGTTGGATGGTTCGTGTTTAGAGGTGAAGAGACACTCATATTTGTTTTCTCATCATAAAGAGAGTGGAATTTTTAGggacagctttaaaaaagaaaacaggatgtTGGTTTTATAGCCTAATTACTCCTCAGTGACTGgcctctctcagcctcaggcCAGAGAGGCTTTAATTATGAACACTATCATTCTGTCTCCTGTATTACAGAAGGAGGACCATTCATCATGGGAACCTGGAAACAAGTTAGCATTAGTGTATGTTTACAAGGCATATGACATTACCATGTGTATAGTATGCATGCACCCCACGCCCATCTTCTGAAACTACACAAACTCCTCACTCCCATTCCAAATCATGTTCCTAAAATTCCTGCCACCTTTCCTCAAGTTACTTGGACAGAAAAATTTTTATAGATTCATATATGTAAattaaacatatacacatatatacacacataagtatatatatatccatagtTTACAAAATTCCTGATGTAATAGCAATCTTTATTTTCCTCCAACAGCACAGGTTTTGTTAAAATGAGAGACATTTAAGGAAAAGAAGGTGATTGCTGACTCTCTGTTCTCTAGTCCACTTACATTAATCACTATTTCTCATCAGCCTTGTATCTGAGTTGGCCTTTGTCACattaaagagaggaaaaaaatgtagctCGTGGGAATGGTAGCTATATTTTAGTTGGGAAGCAGAAGGATGCTGGCGACAGACAGAGAGACTTTCAAGTAGAACTAACTTAACTGAAAACAAGTAGCTCTTTCTGTGTAGACTGTTGCTGTGTGCTCTTGTTGGATGAGGAAGTATAAGCTATTTCATTCCATAATGCTTTACTGTTCAACATAACCCTTTCCTTATTCACATTCAACTGGACAGAATTGTCTATTTAAAGTAAATTGGGCAGAAACAATTATTGGCATGAATCCTTCTGAAAACGTGCTGCCTTAACTCATTTCTACCCCTCTGCTGCCCCTCTGTGGCTAATTCTTGTAACATCAGATTTtttacttcccagcctccatctCCCTTTACATATTTTCCTAAGCAAATCCAGTCGGGTCCAACCAGCACTTCCAAAATGTCTCAATTGTGCAACAAAACATTATCACAAACTCAGATGCTGACAACCAGCTCCACACAGTCTAACTGCTGGGCCTGCATCACCTAATCCTGCTGTGAATGGTTACACAGGGTCTCCAGCCAAACAAATTGCCTTGCCCCAAATACAAGCCTTGCGCTTTGTGTACATGACTGGGATGTGCTCCAATCTTGGAATAATAGAATATGATCTGCTTCTTCCTCACTACGTGTAATCTGTGTCCTTCCCACCCCATGAGATTCCAGTGACCCCACTTCTAGGAAACATGCCCGACCACTTCCAAACGCAAGCCACAGTATCTCAGCCCTTATCAGCACTTATGCACACAAAATAAAGTGTTTCCAAGTAATCTGAGCAACCAAACACTTACCTGTGGATAACCTCATAGATAAATAATTAAGAACtaataaagtatttatatttttgttatcaaCTTCATTAACATGTTGGGATGCATAAGCAGGAATCTGttggaaggaagaaatagaggAAAACAGAATTCAAGCCCTAGGTTGGAACACAGGTTCATTTACTGGGTGCGTGGCCTCATTTTGTAGAAATGATAATAGTATACACAGAAATGCTTGTTCCGAGGACTAATGGAGATGTTGCATGAAGAGAATTAACAGGTGCCTGACATAGAGGAAGATTTCTATGTGTTAGCTAAAAGTAATACTAAGTAGTAAGTATTCTAATACCTATATTTCTAGAAATAAGACAAAAGACTTTTATAAgctgatatatctttatttttcactgtagAACTGTAAACCAAATACTAGTAAATTTGCATATATTGCTTCAATTGCTATCACTTACAGATGAtgtcttttgttaatttttctcctggttaatagaattttgttttaaacaaaaaataagccaCATTTAGAATGAATTTGCTTAAAAGTAAGAAAGCAACATAATTAGCAACTAAACTAGCATTCTCAAAGAAAAATTCCACTTTCAACTGAGTTTACAAAATAACTTGGTATTGAAATGCAACATTTTAGGCTACcattatttttggttatttt comes from Cynocephalus volans isolate mCynVol1 chromosome 6, mCynVol1.pri, whole genome shotgun sequence and encodes:
- the LOC134381217 gene encoding lysozyme-like protein 1; the protein is MKTASILALIGCLVTVTESRIYTRCKLAKIFSRASLDNYGGFSLGNWICMAYYESHYNTTAQTVLDDGSIDYGIFQINSFTWCREAKTQEKNHCHVACSALITDDLTDAIICAKKIVKETEGMNYWQGWKKHCEGRDMSEWKRGCEVS